The nucleotide sequence GATCCCGCCGAGAAGAAGTAATAACAAAGGCCGCCTTCGTGCGGATGTCGCGGGGAATACCATGACGCTTGTTCGCTACGAGAGCACGGGTCACGTCGCCACCATCACGATGGACCGCGCATCCTCGCACAACGCGCTCAACAACGCGCTGTGTGACGAACTTAGGCAGGCCTGGCAGCGTTTCCACGACAGCGACGATCGCGTGGCGGTGCTCGCATCGTCGGAGGACGCGTATTTCTCTGTTGGCGCCGACGTGAAGGATCTCCCTGTCAATATGTGGCACGCGGTGCCCGGCCTGGGCGTCGAACTCGACAAGCCGGTCATTGCCGCGACGTCAGGATGGGTCGTCGGCGGTGCGTTCGTGCTGGTGCAGATGGCGGACATGTGCGTGGCATCGGAGACGACGCGCTTCATCTATCCCGAGGGCAAGATCGGCACTACCGCCGGCGGCATCTCCTCGGTGATGGCGCGCATGCCGCACAAGATCGCCATGGAGTTTCTTCTGGTCGGCGAGGAAATGTCGGCGGAGCGCGCCTACCAGATCGGCTTCGTCAACAAGGTCGCGCCGAAGGGCCAGCATGTCGCACTCGCCCAGCAGATGGCGGCCAAGATCGCCGCCAACGCGCCGCTGGTGGTCCGCGCGCTGAAGAAACTGGCCCGCGACGCCATGCCGAAGGGACCGCTGGAAGGGGTCGCCGAGGTGCGCCGACTGCTCGATGTCATCAGGGACAGCGAAGACCTGAAGGAAGGCGTCAAGGCGTTCGCCGAAAAGCGCAAGCCCGACTTCAAGGGCAGATAGCGGCCATTCGCCGCCGGATACCGGCGACCGCACGCCACTTCGCTGCCCGAAAAATAATTTGAAAGAGGATGTCGGATCCGCCGCGGCGGGTTCGTCCTTGGCTCGAGCCCTCCAAAAAAGGAACCCGATGATGGCCAAAATGATCTTCGTCAATCTGCCGGTCAGCGATCTCGCCCGCTCGACCGCCTTCTATCAGGCGATCGGCGCCGAAAAGAACCCGCAATTCTCCGATGACACGGGGTCCTGCATGGTGTTTTCCGACACCATCCACGTCATGCTGCTGACGCACGACAAGTATCGGCAGTTTACCTCGAAGAAGATCGCCGACGCCAAGGCCACGAGCCAGGTCCTGATCTGCCTTTCCGCCGACAGCCGCGACGCGGTGGACGATGTGGTTGGTAGGGCGAAAGGCGCGGGCGGCGGTGCCGATCCGGGTCCGAAGCAGGATTATGGCTTCATGTATGGCCGCAGCTTTGAAGATCCTGATGGGCACCACTGGGAAGTGATGTGGATGGATGTCGCTGCCGCCCAATCCGCCATGGCTCAAGCCTGACCAGTTCAAGCCTGTCGCAATCCGGAGTTCTCCGATGTCCAAGATTTCCCCCTGCCTGTGGTTTAGCAGCGAGGCCGAGGAGGCCGCAAACCTGTACGTCTCACTGCTGCCCGATTCCCGGATCGAGAAAGTCCAAAAGAACACCGTTGATAGTCCTGCCGGCAAGGCCGGTTCGGTGCTGGTGGT is from Bradyrhizobium sp. AZCC 2176 and encodes:
- a CDS encoding enoyl-CoA hydratase/isomerase family protein, coding for MTLVRYESTGHVATITMDRASSHNALNNALCDELRQAWQRFHDSDDRVAVLASSEDAYFSVGADVKDLPVNMWHAVPGLGVELDKPVIAATSGWVVGGAFVLVQMADMCVASETTRFIYPEGKIGTTAGGISSVMARMPHKIAMEFLLVGEEMSAERAYQIGFVNKVAPKGQHVALAQQMAAKIAANAPLVVRALKKLARDAMPKGPLEGVAEVRRLLDVIRDSEDLKEGVKAFAEKRKPDFKGR
- a CDS encoding VOC family protein yields the protein MAKMIFVNLPVSDLARSTAFYQAIGAEKNPQFSDDTGSCMVFSDTIHVMLLTHDKYRQFTSKKIADAKATSQVLICLSADSRDAVDDVVGRAKGAGGGADPGPKQDYGFMYGRSFEDPDGHHWEVMWMDVAAAQSAMAQA